The genomic segment caaaggtcaaggtcaaagtCAAGGAGATGTGCTCGCAAAAAAAACGCTTTTTCAGACATAAATCTCCACAAATGATAAATCCAGTGAGACAATTCAAAGCTTATATtaatcagaaaatgattccccgTCATATGACGTTGTGACGAATCAGTAAAAAACGTAGTGCAGGTATCTTTGCCTCCTTTACTTTAGACACGACCAGAGGCTTATATAGAAAAATCATTTGTGATCATACGGTGGGAATTATGTCATTATGACATAATATAGTGTAGCAATACATCAACTTTTGCAATTCATGTACACTGTATATAGAATGAGCAATAAAACAAACTCTGACTTTGATTTGACTATATTAAAATTGAAGGACCTGTGTTGCAGCTTCAGTGGATTCGTTTCCTTGGTGCGTTTGTTTTCCGACGCTCTGGGAAATGAAAGCCGCTGCCAGTCACCGCGAGGTTCGTTTGCTTTGTGTGAAACTGATCGGCTGCGTCCTCAGATTTGATCAAAACCTCAGTTGCCTCTAGTATTCACATTATTTGGGGCTGCATGAGTGAAGCCGCGGCGACGCtgaggaggaagctgctgcagagaaaGGCCGGCCGTCGTGTGCCTGCACGGACGCCGCAGCTCATTAGGCAGTTTGTCGGCCGGCGCTCGGACACCAGCCGGAGCTGCAGCTGTGCCGATCGATACCGTGTTCACAGTATCTGCTTTCAGCCCGGGTCTCTGTGAGCAGGTTGGCACGCACGCTGGCAGGGCGGCGGGGCCACGCGGGGCCAACCTGCCTCCACCACCCGTCACTACGCCCAGCGGTCCGCGTCCCGTCAGAGCGACGCGTACGCTGCCTGTCGCTGCACGTACTGGTACTGTACAAGACCTGGAGGAAGAAGCAAAATGCAGCCGGTGTAATTCAACCAAAGGGAAAAATTGAATCTCAGATCATCACAATTTCTGAATGTATAGATTTCACTCACTGTATTCAACAAGAGAAGGCATCAATGTCAATGACTGTCGGGAGGCATTAATGTTAATGCTAAAGTTTTAGccataccttttttttcttcctccagttgttttaaaaaacaggagCCTTGAAAATCATCTCAAACATTCATTTGTAGTAAATACACATTTGAAGCGTGATTTGTTTTAACGCAACGCAAGCTAACGTAGCTTAAGTAAATGAAGAGCAGGACAAAGACAGCTTACTATCATTATAAGCTCATAATAAGCTTATagtaaaaatagttttaatatAAATGCAAACATTCGAACCTTATACACTCAGGTATACAGACAGATTTCTTATAATTGAGCTCTTGTATTTACTACTAGCAACTTGCAGAGGGTTGTAGCACACGAACAGTCCGTTGTAATGAACATGATTCACAACAGcctcaatttaaaaatgtgtaaaagtgGATTGTGTTTCTATCTGTCACCGTCAAACAGTGTAGGGAGCTCGAGGCAGTAACGGGTCTAAACCCCGAGTCACATTAACGTGGGTGTCACGAGGGAGGAAACCTCGTGACCTCGACCCCAAATCAACAGGGACGACCTCGGCGCCGATCACGGGGCTCCTGACAGCTTCCTGTCACGTGGGCCGATCGAGGCCGCAGCTTCAGAAACACACGCTGTCGTCGGCTTTTAGCACAGAGGTCAAAGCTTCATCTGGACGGGAGTGGAAACCACAGCAGAGACGaggccctgtctgtctgtctgtctgtctgtctgtctgcctgcctgtctgtctgtctgtctgtctgtctgtctgtctgtctgtctgcctgtctgtctgtatatctgtttgtctgtctgcctgtctgcctgtctgcctgtctgcctgtctgtctctctgtctgtctgtctgtctgtctgcctgcctgtctgtctgtctgtctgtctgtctgtctgtctgtctgtctgtctgcctgtctgtctgtctatctgtttgtctgtctgcctgtctgcctgtctgcctgtctgcctgtctgtctctctgtctgtctgtctgtctgtctgccggcctgtctgtctgtctgtctgtctgcctgtctgtctgtctgtttgtctgcctgtctgtctgtctgtctgtctgtctgtctgtctgtctgtctctgtctgtctgtctgtctgtctgtctgtctctgtctgtctgtctgtctgtctgtctgtctgtctgcctgcctgtctgtctgtctgtctgtctgtctgtctgtctgtctgtctgcctgtctgtctgtatatctgtttgtctgtctgcctgtctgcctgtctgcctgtctgcctgtctgtctctctgtctgtctgtctgtctgtctgcctgcctgtctgtctgtctgtctgtctgtctgtctgtctgtctgtctgtctgcctgtctgtctgtctatctgtttgtctgtctgcctgtctgcctgtctgcctgtctgcctgtctgtctctctgtctgtctgtctgtctgtctgccggcctgtctgtctgtctgtctgtctgcctgtctgtctgtctgtttgtctgcctgtctgtctgtctgtctgtctgtctgtctgtctgtctgtctctgtctgtctgtctgtctgtctgtctgtctctgtctgtctgtctgtctgtctgtctgtctgtctgcctgcctgtctgtctgtctgtctgtctgtctgtctgtctgtctgtctgcctgtctgtctgtctatctgtttgtctgtctgcctgtctgcctgtctgcctgtctgcctgtctgtctgtctgtctgtctgtctgtctgcctgcctgtctgtctgtctgtctgtctgtctgtctgtctgtctatctgtttgtctgtctgcctgtctgcctgtctgcctgtctgtctctctgtctgtctgtctgtctgtctgccggcctgtctgtctgtctgtctgtctgcctgtctgtctgtctgtttgtctgcctgtctgtctgtctgtctgtctgtctgtctgtctgtctgtctctgtctgtctgtctgtctgtctgtctgtctctgtctgtctgtctgtctgtctgtctgtctgtctgcctgtctgtctgtcggccggcctgtctgtccgtctatctgtttgtctgtctgcctgtctgcctgtctgtctctctgtctgtctgcctgtctgtctgtccgtctgtctgtctgtccgtctgcctgtctgcctgtctgtctgtctgtctgtctgcccgtctccCCCCCCCGGGGCTGCTGTGCCTGAACGTCCCCCCCAGACGGGATCCGACGTCCCCAGATCCTGGAGGGAAAATGACACCTCCAGAATTGTGTCAGGGAAGGAAATGACTCTAGATAAGTGGCTTCTCAGAATGGAAGCAGCTTCCcagtcgtcgtcgtcctcctcccaACATTCCCCCACAGTCGGACCCTCGCTGCAGGCGCCGGCTTCGTACGTGACCACTGACACTCTCCGTACGATGCGCGAGAACAAAGTGCCTCCCGGCCTGAACAAATCTGCAGGGCCGAAGGTAAAGTGCGGTCGGCCAAACCCAGCGGCACGATGGCCCGATCCCGGTGGaagagcacagtgtgtgtgtgtgtgtgtgtgtgtgtgtgtgtgtgtgtgtgtcgggagGTCACGGTGAAGGTCACTGCACTTCGCAACGCACTGATAAACATGGATGTTAATACAGAGAGAGCAGCGGACCGGGGGAAGCAGAAGCACAGCTCGGTGGCGCGGTGGATCCTCGGTTGGCCACGCCACCGAGCTGGATCCTCTTGGATCCTCTTGGATCCTCTTGGATCCTCTTGGACCCGGGAAAAGGCTCTCAAGGCTTTCAAGATTTCTCTCAGAAGATTTTTCGAACCCGAGGCGCTCgagcctgcagcagctgccgcaCGTGGTTCATAGCGGTTATAGTGTGGTTCAAATCATATATGGATACACATGATGTTGATCCTGTTGGATTAAAGGCAAATATTTAGCTCACATTTGACTAGAAACACGTTTTAGAAAGGAATGTTTAGTGGAAGGAGAAACTAAAATGACAATACCTGAAtcattaaagcaaaaataatacaattcattattttccacTTGTCATGCACATTAAACAAACACGATTTGACCTAATAATCAGCGGTGGAAGAAGTTTTCTGATCCGTAACTTTAGTCTCCTTAATATTAATCTCGTTCTAAAACGATGCACATGAGCATCAGCTGCAAAATCACCTCCGTGTAATCAGGTTTCCTTGTTCTTTTTATCCTTTTCCCTGTGAATTCATTCTGCAGCCGAGCGGTTTCCTCAGACCGAGTCACCTTGAGCTGCCACACTATTAAACAGCCCCACTGCCAACGGTCGATACATCGAACTGGGCCCCCGATCGCTGGTTTGTCTCCGCAAATGAAGCTGATGGATGGAGAAGGGGCCCGGGCGTCCTGTCCCAGGTGTGGACGGCCATGTCGATACCTTCGTGGTGAACGtgaggggggtgggagggggagagcGATGCATTTAGAGCAGGGTCAACTCTCAGGACAACTTAATATTTAATCAACCCGCCTCACCGGTAACCCTAAACCCCCACAATCCCCTCTGCTCGGGCACAGGACACGAGACGCGCTTTATCTTTTTAAATCGTCTTTGCACTTTGACTGAGTGAGAATTAAGtgacagagagatggggggggggacgggggggcgACGGACAGATGGAAGACAAATGGAAGGTGGTGAACGACGCACTGGAGTCTTCTCCATCATAACGCCGGGGGCAGATTCAGACGAGGTTAAAGAAGCGATAAGCACATCGTGATGTTGAGCGATGGCATGATGAGCGGGGGcgaagggggcggggccgcgGAGCAGACGCGTCACGGGTGTCGGTTTGTTAAGGTGCTCGCCAGCCAGACACGGACAACATAATGTACAGGATATATTCATTATTACAATATGAATTTACTACTACAGATTCTTTGGTTTTCTATACTCCAAAATACAAAAGTGCTGGACAGAATGAACAATAACAAACAACGATACGCAGAAGAgtcaaataatgaaataataagttGGCCCTAAAGGTCACGGGGTCATCAGAATAGAATAATTTTATTTACTTGTGTCCAGGTTCATATACGGCTAGATGTTATATTCTTCTTGTGATGAAAAACTGGACAGTTTCACCTCTTCTGTGTTGtgacaaacaaaaattgaaataaaagaaCCTGGTGGAATTAAATGAGCTGGTCGACGACAAacgacaaatacaaaaacacgaCAGCTCCACTGCAGCTGGTGACTTCTACCGATCGGGTGCAGCTTCTCCACCGAGGCCGGACGCCATGtcgcctcggggggggggggggggttgatgatGAGCTGATCCCTGACAGGGAGCGaggtacggggggggggggggacgggggggacggggggggggaggcacaGGGAGCCAGGCAGATGGTCCCCGCGGAGACGCAGGTGTCCCAGTTCAGCGAGGAGCCTCCGAACCTCCGAACCAGGCGTCAGCACTTTGACGGGGGAAGCTGAGAAAAGTGCtgaggtggaggaagggggggggtgggggggtcagaggCTAACGGGGGGCAGATAGTGAGTTCAGACAGGTGTGTGACTCTGTTTGACCTCAGGAGTGACATCATGTCACATTTCCACTTCTTTTCTTGATAATTAGCTGCGAGGACGCTgccgtgttgtgtgtgtgtgtgtgtgtgtgtgttcaaggaCGTGCCTCTGCACCGCGGCCCGGCTCACGTTCTGAACACGCCTCTGACGTGGTGcgacacagagcagcaggttCGCTCTGTGGTCTGCAGAGAGGTGCgctgacggagggaggaggggggagggagggggagggaggagggtggagggaggagggaggagggaggagggaggaggagagaggagggatggaggagggaggagggaggaggagggggaggagagaggaggagagaggaggagggtggaggagggtggagggaggagggaggagggaggagggaggaggagagaggaggagagaggagggatggaggagggaggagggaggaggagggggaggagaggaggaggaggagagaggagggaggagggatggaggaggagagaggagggaggagggatggaggaggagagaggagggatgagggaggagagaggagggaggagagaggagacaggagagaggaggaggaggagagaggagagaggagggaggagagaggagggaggagagaggagagaggaggaggaggagagaggagagaggagggaggagagaggagagaggaggaggagagaggagagaggagggaggagggaggagagaggagagaggaggaggagagaggagggaggagggaggagagaggaggagagaggagacaggagagaggaggaggaggagagaggagggaggagagaggaggagagaggagagaggaggagagaggagacaggagagaggaggaggaggagagaggagagaggagggaggagagaggaggagagaggagagaggaggagagaggagacaggagagaggaggaggaggagagaggagagaggagggaggagagaggagggaggagagaggagagaggaggaggagagaggagagaggagggaggagggaggagagaggaggaggaggagagaggagggaggagggaggagagaggaggagagaggagacaggagagaggaggaggaggagagaggagagaggagggaggagagaggagggaggagagaggagagaggaggaggagagaggagagaggagggaggagagaggagggaggaggaggagagaggaggagggaggagagaggagagaggagggaggagagaggaggaggaggaggaggagagaggagggaggagggaggagagaggaggaggagagaggagagaggagggaggagagaggagggaggagagaggagagaggaggaggagagaggagagaggagggaggagggaggagagaggagagaggaggaggagagaggagggaggagagaggaggaggaggaggaggagagaggagggaggagggaggagagaggaggagggaggaggcgtgATTACATAAGGTGGGTAACAGGCTCACTGGGGGAGACTCTCTCACTGGACGTGTTGATGGAGTCTTTCACAGGCCTGGTGGTGTTGATTGGTGATGTGTTCACACAAAGGCAGCAGATGCTGAAATGGATTctgattttctgttgttttcttctcctcttcccgccgtgtgatcccccccccccccccccgccgctgGTTCTCCAGGTGCCGTGCGAGCCTCCAGCATCTTCCCCATCCTCAGCGTCATCCTGCTCTTCATGGCCGGCCTGTGCATCGCTGCCAGCGAGTTCTACAAGTCGCGCCACAACATCATCCTCAGCGCAGGGATCCTGTTCGTGGCTGCAGGTGAGtttgaaatcacacaaaaaaagagggggaggggcatcGACTTCTGATGAAAGCAGTTTGTATTGGACCTACGGCCTCTTTACTCAatgtctacttcctgtttcacaataaaagccttgTGGTTCAGGACCAGTAGAGACACATTTGAAGACTGACAGATGCCTGTTGTCTGAATACCTGCTGCCTCCAGGTCTGAGGTCAGGGGCCGCATGTTCACAAGTGTAGCTCAGGACGATCTTCGGATCTTCTCCTACCAGGCCACCGACGCGTCACCCGTCGCCTGAAAGTTCTTCCTGAATCTTCCTGAACCTCACTATCGAAACACTCCTTACTTGTCATTCCTCAATTCTTTTAACAATGTTCCTCTGGTCGTCGCGTCGTTTGTCTtcacttcatctcctctccttcctgttgCTGAACGAGAAGTCGCCCACCGGGACTCGTCTCTAAAAATACGTGACACAGTTTCACTGCCGTTCCGTGTTTAGCAGATACATCGTGTCAAACGTTTCTCCGTATGTGACCGACCTATAAAGTTAAACTATGTTCTAATACGTTCTGTGTTGTTGCCCTTTTCCTCATCATCTCATTACCCATAATCCACCACTCGCCTCGTCCTTCTAGGCCTGAGCAACATCATCGGGATCATCGTGTACATATCAGCCAACGCGGGGGACCCTTCAAAAAGTGACTCCAAGAAGAACAGCTACTCTTACGGCTGGTCCTTCTACTTCGGCGCCCTCTCCTTCATCATGGCGGAGATGGTCGGCGTCCTGGCCGTGCACATGTTCATCGACCGCCATCGACAGCTGCGGATAGGGGCGCGCGCGGCCGACTACCTCCAGGGCTCGGCCATCACGCGGATCCCCAGCTACCGCTACCGCTACAGACGCCGCTCGcgctcctcctcccgctccacGGACCCGTCGCACTCCCGCGACGCCTCGCCGGTGGGCCTCAAGGGCTTCAGCGCGCTGCCGAGCACGGAGATCTCCATGTACACGCTGCCCCGGGACACCCTCAAGTCCTCCGGCACGCCCACCGCCACCTACAACTCCGAGAGGGACCACAACTTCCTGCAGGTGCACAACTGCATCCCGAAGGACCTGAAAGACTCGAGCCAGACCAACACAGCCAACCGCCGCACCACGCCGGTATGAGGGCGTCGACAACGGGCCGCAGCCGGCCCCCCGGCGGCGAGCGGAGAGACCAGGAGACACGGGAACCCCTGTGGGTGCGGTACGCCCCTGGAGAAGAAGGATTTCCATGTTTATAgacatttgttctttttgttcgGGTGCATGACTTTTCCATTCGCATCGGCGAGCGTCTCGACGGGTCTGCTGCGTTCAGCGGGTCGCACGGCAGCGccggagagaggggggcgggtcGCACCGAGAGAGGGAGGTCGCTCATTGGGTTTTTTGCGCGGGTTCGTTTCGGGGCAGTGACGGGGAggtcggggggtcggggggtcgggAGGTCGGGGGGTCGGGAGGTCGGGAGGTCGGGGGTTCGGGAGGCCGGGAGGACGGGAGGTCGGGAGGTCGGGAggtcggggggtcggggggtcgggggtTCGGGAGGTCGGGAGGACGGGAGGTCGGGAggtcggggggtcggggggtcggggggtcgggAGGttggggggtcggggggtcgggAGGttggggggtcggggggtcgggAGGTCGGCCCACCACctctctgatttatttattaactcatttcttaattttttttgtgcattaaaaCTGTGAATTGTTACAGTTTGGGACTCAGTACGAATTAGCCCAATCTGTAATCTCTAAAAAaggtactatatatatatatatatatgtattacttttataaataaattattacgTTAATAATCCAAGAGTTACAGACTTTaccgaagaaaaaaaagaagaaaaaaaagacaagttatAACTAAACCAAGTGCTGTTGATATATCTCTTCTTTTAACGGAACCTTCTCGTCTTTTTCTCGGTCCCTGTTCgccttcttttttggggggtggggggtcgtAAGCGGGAGTGATGAACCCCCCTTTCACCAGAAAGAgccaacaacaaaaaggggtcaaagttcacaaaGACACCAAACACGACTTCtacaggggaagaaaaaaaggaaggagcagaggggaaggaaaagaagaggacgccaaacacaaacataaaaacaagttattaaatatgaaatagaGAAGCTAAGTGACTCACACCTTCAGAAATTAAATGCATGCGATAAAATTACAGCAAAATCTGCTCTTGAGAAACTTAAGTTTTAAAGGTTAATAattattaaggggaaaaaagcaaagaaacgCTAAAGTTTAAAGtattaatgttttcatgtgtatttttcccatgttttcttcatttttttttgttcatttgatctttttgcttttgtgagACGAACCGAACAATCGACATCGAACAgaaaactgcttttttaaacTGGTTTGGTTGATTTctgtatgaatatataaatatatgtacgtatgtatttcattttttaaactcacACAGCCTTAGTCCtattctttgtttctgtttcgtttggttattttcttttggatttcttttcatgtgtcgttcaattttgaaaaatgaaatctttaaaGGTGCCAAAACCCAATGATCCTAATACTTGGATGCATCAAGTCctgatgaataaaatacaaaaacccCCGGGGGAAGAAACCACCACGTCTCTCACGCACGTCTGCCTCTGCGAGTCTCTCACACGTTTCATCCCTCCGCGGCGGTTTGTCCGTCGGGTCCGTCAGTGTGCGTCTGAACGTCACATGCTGTTGTGTCAGTCTGTCGTTAGAGGAGGTCGTGGAGCGGAAGGCAGGTGAACGCAAGAGGGGCGACGGGAGAAGTGGTCAGTAGAGATCTTCACTTTACTGTGCGCTTGCTCTTCCATCTTGGTGAGACGACGTGCGACGAAGAAACTCCTTCTAGGCCTCGAAAAGGTCAAATCTTGTCAGACTCTCTTGTGCTGCGTTCgcacgcggcggcggcgacgccACTTCTCTCGCCGGACACTCGCGCGAGTTTGGCCTCAGGATCATTTGTGCGTTCGGTGTCTTTTTGACGtcaaagctccagtgtgtaatattcaggaGAACtgattcacagaagttgaacatattgtccataactatgttcatacatgagttaaatatagttccatgaggtggacccgacctccgggTGACTTTccatcataaagtgtcccccgtcggtcgctcagtcAGACGCAGTTtagcaactttaccaccagatggcgccagaaaattacaaaagttacacactggggctttaaacacGCCCCTCGGTGTCCGGCCTCTCTCCACGGTCGCGACTGTGCCCGGACGAAAAGACGAACCGAGCGAATCTACCCGGGACGGCGtgtttcacgtgtgtgtgtgtgtgtgtttgaaggtcGGCGGAACACAAAGAGAGGTCGTCCCAGACAGCGACGGAATAAATGAGAGTGGCGTATGAATAATGTTCTGCGTGGTGGGACGTGTAGCAGGTGTGAGTCCTGCACGAGTCCAGTGGCCGGTTAATGGATTTGTCAAATCAGAGGGTGAAGTCGCCGCACGAGCCGGGATTAGATTacagacaaagtgtgtgtgtgtgtgtgtgtgtgtgtgtgtgtgtgtgtgtgtgtgtgtgtgtgtgtgtgtgtgtgtgtgtgtgtgtgtgtgtgtgtttccggtGTCGAATTAATAAGCCGGgggttttttcctcccctcgtctcctccttgGTTCGTCTCATCGTCTTCTCTCATTACGTTTCCAACGCGCCGCCTTGTCACGTATCGCGCCGGGACAAACAATACATCAACGGAGAGTGgagtgaccatatttggagggcGAGGACAGAACCAAGCCCTCCGTTCTAATTTGGGGGAGAGGCTCAGTTGTCGAGCTCTTAAATCAAAATCGTTAATATTTCAGATTGGACCCTCACAGACCTGAAGAGGCAACAGACGGCGTCTGTGCCCctggtggttccaggtggtactGAGCTGTGATTGGACGAAGAGAGGATGTCGCGACAACGTGTCACAGCGAATATCTGCAGTGCTAATATTTCAATTCTATCGAGTGAAGCTAATTTTGTATCTTTGCGTTATTTGTGTGGCGCCGTTCGTCTAAAGCGAGTGATTTACTTACGAGTCGATTACGTGCAAAGACACTCGAGTGAAACACTCGCGTGACGCGTTGACCTCCCTCCGTCACCGTCGCTCGCTGTGGATGAACGACGGGAATGAGtacaaatgttccagcgaccaaGAAACCAACTGTTGACAATATTATGGTGAATATGTTTAAAATCTCCTCAGACGTGACGTTGAAAGTCATCGACTTGCTTATATTGGATCTTCAGGTAAGTTCGGAGCTCGGACATCTTCAAGTTTTGGGGGAGGGGCTTGACCTTCATCACCTGGTCTTCATCAGcgtttgacccccccccccctcaccccactgctcttcctcttcctccctccttcctgctgtggtgatcagtgtctctgcagtgtgtgacagagaggaagCTCAGTGGGGGAGGGTAGTTGTCCCCGCCACCCCCGCTGAGAATATtcacactgactctctctctctcgacgtGACGTTACGTAACTTCACATCAAACCGACCAATGACCTTTCTCTGACTTTACTGGACGACGTTCTGGGACAGAGACGCCAGCACCCATGggagttctgtgtgtgtgtgtgtgtgtgtgtgtatgtgcgtgatTTGTGCAGAAGCTGCAGCGTCCGACATTCGTTTTCTAAGGATCACTGCTCCGGAAACAAAATGCAacctgaaatgtgtgtgtgaggtttatCTTTCTCTTGTGCATGCAACCACTGAATCtgcatgtttgcgtgtgttcatgtgtgtggtgtgtgtgtgtggtgtgtgtgtgtgtgtgtgtgtgcgagcgacATGAGGCCTGTAGTTGTTGCTGACTCTCGCTCACCCCGGGTTAGTTTTTGGTTCATGCAGAGTTGAGAGAGCTACGggcctgaaaaagaaaaagaaagaagatagaaataaataaatcatctgtGCACTCAACACATTGTGAAATGACGCGTTCAcatcttcttcctcatcagCAGAGTGAACCTGAGTCCTGACAGAACATGTGAGTTGCAGCAGTTTGATCAGAGGCCTCAGATGAAGTCTGCTCCGCTCCGCCCTCTGGTGGCGGGACGGGAGAAGGAGCGGGGACGTGTCCGTGCGTGGACGGGCCTGGAATACTGATGCTGCGGTGCAGAGGTGCAGGAGCTGCAGTCTGGTACCGACGTGTCTccgagaaaaacacagaaaacatatgAATCATCAATCTGCAGCAACCTGTGGTGCCTTTAATATCAACATGTCAACATAAAAGACTGTTTTTCATCACATCACTGAATCTGcacattgtatttgttttttggaaacgATTCATAAATCATGTCGTTTGgaagaaacacaacagga from the Scophthalmus maximus strain ysfricsl-2021 chromosome 17, ASM2237912v1, whole genome shotgun sequence genome contains:
- the cacng2a gene encoding calcium channel, voltage-dependent, gamma subunit 2a; translation: MECGNMGLFDRGVQMLLTTVGAFAAFSLMTIAVGTDYWLYSRGTCRSKSMSENETSKKNEEVMTHSGLWRTCCLEGNLKGMCKQIDHFPEETDYQADPSDYFLRAVRASSIFPILSVILLFMAGLCIAASEFYKSRHNIILSAGILFVAAGLSNIIGIIVYISANAGDPSKSDSKKNSYSYGWSFYFGALSFIMAEMVGVLAVHMFIDRHRQLRIGARAADYLQGSAITRIPSYRYRYRRRSRSSSRSTDPSHSRDASPVGLKGFSALPSTEISMYTLPRDTLKSSGTPTATYNSERDHNFLQVHNCIPKDLKDSSQTNTANRRTTPV